One Dromiciops gliroides isolate mDroGli1 chromosome 3, mDroGli1.pri, whole genome shotgun sequence DNA segment encodes these proteins:
- the TMEM207 gene encoding transmembrane protein 207, protein MWPPKGASFTLLLSRTGAVGFMLFQLVSPDPTCEENETCVNQDEQPLSPWYIWCLMLLSLVTIVSCVVLVCLQCWLKRCYPCPTGRTVAVFAVNDIEFTSGREAVPGPTASVDLHSPHSEMYPVSCIVPFSPPPPYEDTQKTRRL, encoded by the exons ATGTGGCCACCCAAAGGGGCAAGTTTCACCTTACTGCTCTCAAGGACTGGAGCCGTGGGCTTCATGCTTTTCCAG CTGGTGAGCCCAGACCCGACCTGTGAAGAAAATGAAAC GTGCGTAAATCAAGATGAACAACCCCTCAGTCCCTGGTACATCTG GTGCCTCATGCTGCTCTCTCTGGTCACCATTGTAAGCTGTGTGGTGCTGGTGTGCCTCCAGTGTTGGCTGAAGAGGTGTTACCCCTGTCCCACTGGACGCACTGTGGCGGTGTTTGCTGTCAATGACATCGAGTTCACTTCTG GAAGAGAAGCAGTCCCAGGTCCAACAGCAAGTGTTGACCTCCATTCTCCACACTCTGAAATGTATCCTGTGTCCTGTATTGTACCTTTCAGCCCCCCACCTCCATATGAAGATACCCAGAAGACAAGAAGATTGTAA